The following is a genomic window from Strix uralensis isolate ZFMK-TIS-50842 chromosome 3, bStrUra1, whole genome shotgun sequence.
gcaCTTTTCGAAGGACTCGTTCCCTCGGAAGCCATTTCACAAGGAAAAAGCCCTGGAGATGTTGGTATCTGTGGGCTGTGACTTCTTCCCGCACCACTTCATCTCCTTTTAAAAGGTGCAGAAATCAACCCCATCCCCTCGCTGGGATGGGAATTAAGCCCGGAGCTCCCAAACCCAGTTGCTGAGATGACACCAGACACaaggtgacagcaaggacacaAGGTCCGGGAGAAGGTGACACAGAGCTGGAGACCCTCCCAAGCATGGGTTCTCCCCACTGGCAAAGTCTGCATTCAGTCAGCCATCAGTAGGGATCAGAGTGAACACCCCCATCCCTAAAATCCCATCCACGGGGTACACAAAGACAGGGCCTGGTGTAACCCCAAGGGTTTTGGACCAGAGTCACCTCAGACGTCCCAGCATGGGACAAAGTCACCGGGGAGCTCAGCTTTCCCTACATGGGGAGGAAGAGGCAAAGGGcaggcgggggggacacacacgcccAAACGTGCCAAGAAGAAGGGACCCATCGTGGGGGGCTCCTCACCAGTTTGTCCAGGAAAACCACCAGGtcctggggaagggaggagaggaggggtcAGATCCTGCCCGGGACCGTGCCCCAccagcccacccccccccaccctccactCCACCACACCCTGCAGCTCTTCACCTTGCATATCTGCTCCTGGGAATATTCTTTTACATCTGCACAAAAGACAGAATAGCCATCATTTCAACATCCAGACGTTTCTGAGgatgtatttcacagaatcccagaatcattcaggttggaaaagccccttgggatcatcgagtccaaccctcagcccgactctacaaagttctcccctacaccacatcccccaacagctcatccaaacgacccttaaacacacccagggatggggactccaccccctccctgggcagcctattccactctctgaccactcttgctgggaaacattttctcctcatgtccagtctgaacctcccctgttgcagtttaaagccattccctcttgttctgtcactaattccctgggagaagagaccagcaccaacctctctacaatgtcctttcagggagctgtagagagtgatgaggtctcccctcagccttctcctcctcacactgaacagtcccagctccttccatcgctcctcacaggatttattctccaggcccttccccagcttcgttgccctcctctgcactcgctccagcccctcgagatctctctggtattgaggtgcccaaaactggacacaacactccaggtgtggcctcaccagtgcagagcacagggggactatcacctccctgcttctgctggtcacactatttctaacacaagccaggatgccgttggctttcttggccacctgggcacactgctggttcctgttcagctgcttgtcaatgagaacccccagacccttctcttccagacagctccagccacccctccccaagcctgtagccatgcagggggttgttgtggcccaagtgcaggacctggcacttggccttgttgaagcccatgccgttaacgttggccaccgatccaacctatccaagtctctctgtagagcctccctatcctcctgcagatcgacactcccgcttaacttggtgtcatttCACGCCCACCTGAGCTGCCGGGGGTACAGGAGGAGCGGGACAGCTTCCACCCCCCCACCGCCACCCCCCGGAGAAGACTCCTCCACCCATCTCCTCCTGGGTTTCGGCCTTGGGGTTGGCAGCTCCAGCCCCTCACGCCCCCGTCCCCCCAGTAAACCCAGCTCACCCAGCGGGGCCGTGGACTCCCCGTAGCCCTTCATCTCCAGAGCGATCACCCTGAAGCCGGCATCAGCCAAAGCTGGGATCTAGGAGGGAAAGCAGCAGCCTCCAAAGGATGCTGAGACCCCCGGACCCCCCCTGTCCCCCGACACCAGCACCCATCCTGCATCtgcccaccccagggtgcccagAGATGTCCCCAGCAGGGCAGagacaggctggggagggtggggaaCACTCCCTACGTCACTCCAGGCTCACGGAGGGATTGGACAGCCCTGGGACCCAGGAGTGGTGGCCATGCACACCCCTCCACCAGCCCCCATGGTCCaccctcctccccatctcctccaTCACCTGGTAGCGCCAGGAGAGCCAGGACTCGGGGAAGCCGTGGCAGAGGCAGACAACGGGGCCATCCCCCATTTCCACAAAGTGCAGCTGGACGCCGGGCTGGAAGGGACAGAGAGGCCTTGTGAGCTGCGGGTGACATGGTTTCCAACCCCCTCCCCCCAACCCTCCACCCAGCATGGGagcccaccaccccctccagcccagcaccccgGAGCCACACGAGCCTGTTTGAGCCCCTGGGGTGGATGGAGAAGACCCAAATGATAGGGCAGCTCAGCATCCAGCCCTGACAAGCCCGGGGCCACCTCGTCACCAAGGGAGTCCCCTCCAGCCTACCCGGATGGGCACGTATCCGTGGGTGACATCAGATGGATCACATGCAGTCGGCAGTGGCTCTTCTGGGGTGAGAAGCTGCGGGGTGAGGAGCACAGGGTGAGCTTCGGAGCAAGCCTGGAGCTCCACGGGACATCCCCACCATGGGACATCCTCACCATGGGATGTCCCCACCATGGGACGTCCCCACCACCCTGCTGCTGGTGGgacaatttcacagaatcatctctgttggaaaagtccttgaaaatcttccagtccaaccatgaacctcacactgaccattcccaactccaccagatccctcagtgctgggtcaacccgactcttcaacccctccagggatggggactccccccctgccctgggcagcccattccaacgcccaacaaccccttctgcaaagaaatacttcctaagagccagtctgaccctgccctggcgcagcttgaggccattccctcttgtcctggtgctggttccttggctcaagagactcatcccccctctctgcaccctcctttcaggcagttggagagggccatgaggtctcccctcagcctcctcttctccagactaaacccccccagtttcctcagccactcctcataagacctgtgctccagaagctccatcccaccatccctgGCCACCCCTGTGGCAGCTCCTGGACCGCTCTGCACCTTCTGCATCCCAGCTACGGGCCCAAACAACACACAAAGCCATTTATCTTCCCCAAAATCCTTCAGGTTGTcctgaggagggggagaaggagccCCCCGGAGGGGGAGGAGCAGGATGGATCCCAGTGGTAGCAGAGGAGTGGTGGGCTCAGCAGGTCCAGGGGATGAGGTTatgggggggtgggcagggattGCACATCACAGCCCCCATCCCGTTCGTTTCCAAAGCCGCTCGTCAGTCTTGCACCAGCACCGCATCATGGCAAGACCCAGAAGCCCGAGCCCACCCTCCTGGCTCTGCAGAactccaggagagcaggggatggagaggacCCGAGACCACCACGACGTGCCTGGATGCCCGagagctcctccagctccttcaggACGGTCTCGGTGTCCCTGACGAGGACAGTGGCCATGCCCATTTCCCGGGCCGGCTTCAAATTCTCCCCGATGTTGTCCAGGATGATGACCTGGAGATACAGCAGCGAGAGCCGGGCTCAGCACCCTGGGGAAGGGTGGCCGTTGGGTTTGGCCAAGGAGTTTGGGTGCTCGGAGGGACCCCGCCATGCCCTGTTTTTGGGGTGATGGTCGTACCTCCTGCGGCTTCGCCTGCAGCGCATCCAGGGCATAGGTGTAGATCTCGGGATCTGGCTTCTGCGCTCCGAGCCGGCAGGATTCGATCACCAGGTCGAAGTGGCGGCGCAGCAGGTTCATCAGCGTGGCTGTGAAGAGCCGTCCAGCGCTGTCATCCACCCAGTTGTTGGTGAGGATGCAGGTCTTAAATCCTAAAGAAGGGCAGAGTGGGGAGTGCTGGTTTTCCCACTCCGGCTCTCCGGAGAGCGTTTGATTTCACCTCTCCTCCCCAGCCATGTTTCTCAGACTTTTCATCCTAAAATCTCCAATTTATGAGGCTCTGTCCAGGCCAGGACATCCCGGCAGGAGATAAAAGGATTCTCAGCAGAAGCTTAGGCCCAATTTGTACctccagaaaagcaaagctcAACCCTCCCAAGGCAAGAGGGGTGTGAGCTGGAGCTCAGGCACACCAAGACGCTGAGGACTGAGCCGATGGACCAGCCGTGGCTGGGTGACACCATGTCTGATGGATTTGGGCTTGAAATATCTAATTAGAGATGCTGAGAGAGCGTTTTGATGAGGAGGAGGGACTGAGTAGGGACCCCATCATGGGACTGAGCAGGGACTCTGTGGTGGGACTGAGCAGGGACACCATAGTGAGACCAAGCAGCGACCCCCGTGGTGCCTCCTTGGGAGGGAAGCAGCACCCTGACTCCAGCCCCTCTTGCCCAaaagcccccccccagcacccaccattCCTCCGCAGCATCCTCGCTGCCCGCAGAAGGGGGGTGTTGACCGTCCCCTTGGCCGCCATCTCCCCGAAGGCTCGAGCGACGGAGAAAGCAGGCGGCAGGGCGATGCCCGAGGCGGAGgcgtgctgcctgcagccctctTCCATCTCTGAAAAGAGCTGGAAAACACCCTGGCAGTCACTCAATtgaccccccaaaaaataaaGCAGGGTCCTGCCTGGACTCTGCTCCCCTCAGCTCCTTCCCAAGCCCCATCCGAGCCGCCGGTGACGCTCTACGGCTGGTACCCGAGGGCTCACCTGGGACAGGGTGATCTTTCCCTTCATCGCTTTGGCATAAGGACTGTCGGAGCCGCCGGCAAACATGACCTTTTGCAAGAAATTCCTGCCAGGCAAAGGAGGAGAAGTCAGCCGGGGGGGGACCCTAATAccgggggggtgttggggtgcgcTGGAGGGGGATGCTCCGTGCTGGGGATGCAGAGCTCCATCCTCCATCACCACCCAGGGTTGAGCATCGCTTCATTACAGGACCGGGGAGATCGCTGCCCATTTATTTCCGCTGGCAGCTCAATTACTTCGCCCTGCAGATAGACGAGCAGGGAGTTTGgccaggaataaaaaaataatgcaaaaagcgAGGTATTTAGTAAGCTGTAGCTCAGGGAAAATAATTCGCCCCTATCACAAGAGCACAAAAGGCCTTCTCGGGCGGCAATAAAACAAGATTACAGTGACTGGCTTTAGGACAAACCTCTCCTCCGAGTCGATAAAAATGCAGCTCGGTTAAAAATAAAGCGGCTTTACGTGTTCCAGCAAGattgctgtcacttttttttttactataaagCGAAGCAAAAATATGTTTGATGGCCTGATAATCTGGGAATTTATTGCTCCATCTGCTCCGTGTCCTCCAGCATTtagctatttacttttttttttttttaactcccggctttttattttttttaacacccACGCGCTGCTGGGCAATCCCGACGTGTTGGGTGATGCAAACAGACAGAACCTGATCAGCTCCTGTTTGGGTGCTTTTGGGATTAGTAATTCCCAAATATCCTGAATTAAATGGGGCAAAGGGTTCGCTAGGACTCGAGAGGCTGTTTCGGACACGCTCCGGGGTCCAACGCTTTGGGTTTTGTCAGCTCCAGCTCACGGACTGAGTTGTGCCAGGTCTCAGCACTGGGGCAAGGATGGGCTTAATTAATTATCCTGCTTAATTAATCAATAGTTGCTCTTCTTACGGCTTTGGCCAACATCCCCTGTGCTGATCCCATCTCTTTGGGGGTTAGTTTTAACCGCTGACCTGCACCCCACATCCAGGACAGgaccccccccacctccagcctgcaccccacaccCAGCACAGGACCCCTCCCCGCGCCTGCACCCCACATCAAGGCAGGAGGTTCCCAGCCTGCCCCCCATGTACACACAGGGACCCCAACTTGCAccccacccccaggacagggggtccccagcctgcaccccccccccccccccagccctgtcctccTGCTATGGGAGCCCCAGTCGCGCAGACCCCGCGCGGGCGGCGGCCGCACACACAGTATTGTCGCCTCGTCTCTACGGGTCTCCGGCCGAGCAGCGACAGGCCGAGGCGCGGGCGGGCGTGTGCCGccgggccaggccaggccgggccgtgccgggccgtgccgggctAGGCCGTACCTGGGCAGAGCGTAGTCCCGCTCGCAGGAGCCCAGGCCGTGCTGCAGGCCGGGCCCGAAGAGCACACCGCCAAGGTCGAACACCACGGCCCGCCGCGCCAtggccgcctccccgccgcccgcaccCGGAATCGAACCCGCGCCCCCACACCgccccgcaggccccgcccctccccgcctgGGCACCGCGCTGGGTCCTAGCGCCGCCGTCTGGCGCCCTCCCGGGCGCCTGGGTGGGGCCCCCCTACCCTGCACGGGGGGGACCCCCCCTCCGTCCCACCAGCACCCTCCCGGCCCCGTGGGGCTGTGGGACCCCCGGGCCCCTGCTGCCGTGGGTGCCTGCCTCTCCACGCACTCCCTGCCGCTGATTTTTTGGGTTTTGccggatttttttttcccccaaatcgccttttttttccccattcaggTGGAGCCCGGGACCGCCCCCcgcagcaccccagggtgcagcaGCACCCACTGGGCCCTCCTGCACCCAGCTCCGAGCGGCCTCACGGGGCTGGAAGCGGGAAGGGGCGCACAGGCCGGACGGGCCACGTGCTGCAggcgtgcacacgcgtgtgcacgcacCTGCCTGCACGCGTGTTCACGTGCACGCGTGTTCACACGCCCGCACACAGGCGGGAGCACGCGCACGCAGAcgtgcacatgtgtgcacacgtGCATATGCGCGCAGCTACACACACGCGCACCCGTATGTACACctgcacacacaaaaatgcaCGAGCATGCGGgtatgtatgcacacatgcacgtgcacacacgcacgcacacgtGCAAAACACGTCTGTGCGTGAGCATGTACGCACACGGCCAGGCATGTTGCTGAGGTTGCGTGTGCACCCTTAAGCATGTGTGAGCGTCTCCGAGCACGCGTGTGCATGGTGAGGCTGCGTGAGCGCTGCACGCTAAGCACATGTGTGCCCTGCTGAGCACACGTATATACACACTCAGCACGTGTGTGCTCTGCTGAGGGCATATGTACACACTCAGCACATGTATGTGCACAGTCAGCACATGTATGTGCATGCTCagcatatgtgtgtgcacactcagCACGTGTGTGCCCTGTTGAGCACATGTATGTGCACACTCAGCACATGTATGTGCACGCTCAACACGTGCGTGCACACTCAACACATGTATGTGCATGCTCAGCATGTGTGAGCCCTGCTGAGCACACGTATGTGCACACTCAGCATGTTGTATGTGCACACTCAGCACATGTATGGGCACACTCAGCACATGTACGTACACGCTCAGCACATCTATGTGCACAGTcagcacatgtgtgtgcacactcagCACGTGTGCCCTGTTGAGCACACGCATGTGCACACTCAGCATGTGTGAGCCCTGCTgaacacatgcatgtgcacactcAGCATGTTGTATGTGCACACTCAGCACATGTATGGGCACACTCAGCACATGTGTTCCTGTTgagcacatgcatgtgcacactcAGCACATGC
Proteins encoded in this region:
- the EPHX2 gene encoding bifunctional epoxide hydrolase 2 gives rise to the protein MARRAVVFDLGGVLFGPGLQHGLGSCERDYALPRNFLQKVMFAGGSDSPYAKAMKGKITLSQLFSEMEEGCRQHASASGIALPPAFSVARAFGEMAAKGTVNTPLLRAARMLRRNGFKTCILTNNWVDDSAGRLFTATLMNLLRRHFDLVIESCRLGAQKPDPEIYTYALDALQAKPQEVIILDNIGENLKPAREMGMATVLVRDTETVLKELEELSGIQLLTPEEPLPTACDPSDVTHGYVPIRPGVQLHFVEMGDGPVVCLCHGFPESWLSWRYQIPALADAGFRVIALEMKGYGESTAPLDVKEYSQEQICKDLVVFLDKLGIPQTVLVGHDWGGAVVWNMALFYPERVRAVASLNTPYRPADPAVDIVEKMKTYPNFDYQFYFQEPGVAEAELEKDVGRTLKVLIRSTRQEDRLPFALNFHKVQERGGLLVGFPENPPASLILHGPELQYYIQRFQKSGFSGPLNWYRNMRPNWRWALTAKDRKIMMPALMVTAGKDVVLHPSMSRGMEEWIPQLRREHLEECGHWTQMERPAALNRILVEWLEGLPPATPLPKISRL